In a genomic window of Hyalangium gracile:
- a CDS encoding type VI immunity family protein translates to MDTYRRAIPPRALGWYGSPEGDTLPLDDKGWEHIRSKMLDRPSANACNIDLEEDASEVGGYHFEYRGRRLDAPLFSHDEDATSGVAFSFPTEYLLEHGPAQLRALAIELGRELPFSFGYASLAFVCPRGLWYGARQELLAPLSRYLGLDLYYLEDTSRVIGTHARGAYWLTFLGQPLLGQLGQVQGLRDKLAFPEVTLQELEGERLLISLGDWPEVIDTASAPPLLPQYRALAHLLEPFMYEERTGWFSEDKDNMRRWLRRLCQ, encoded by the coding sequence TTGGATACCTACCGTCGTGCCATCCCTCCTCGAGCGCTGGGTTGGTATGGCAGCCCCGAGGGAGATACCCTGCCGCTCGACGACAAGGGATGGGAGCACATCCGTTCGAAGATGCTCGACCGCCCTTCGGCGAACGCTTGCAATATCGACCTGGAGGAAGACGCTAGCGAAGTGGGGGGCTACCACTTCGAGTACCGGGGCCGACGGCTCGATGCGCCGCTCTTCTCTCACGACGAGGACGCCACGAGCGGGGTGGCTTTCTCCTTTCCCACGGAGTACCTCCTGGAGCACGGTCCCGCCCAGCTGCGCGCTCTGGCGATTGAACTCGGACGCGAACTGCCCTTCAGCTTCGGGTACGCCAGTCTCGCCTTCGTGTGTCCGCGTGGGCTCTGGTATGGGGCTCGCCAGGAACTTCTGGCTCCGCTGTCTCGCTACCTGGGCCTGGATCTCTATTACCTGGAGGATACAAGCCGGGTCATTGGCACACATGCGAGAGGCGCTTACTGGCTCACCTTCCTAGGCCAGCCGCTGCTGGGCCAATTGGGCCAGGTCCAGGGGCTGCGCGACAAGCTCGCCTTCCCGGAGGTGACGCTCCAGGAATTGGAGGGCGAGCGCCTGCTGATCAGCCTGGGGGATTGGCCGGAGGTCATCGACACCGCGAGTGCGCCACCCTTGCTTCCCCAATACCGTGCGCTGGCGCATCTGCTAGAGCCCTTCATGTACGAGGAGCGCACCGGCTGGTTCTCCGAGGACAAGGACAACATGCGCCGGTGGCTCCGCCGGCTTTGCCAGTGA
- a CDS encoding NAD(P)/FAD-dependent oxidoreductase has protein sequence MAYRVNNIGLWLDEPEELLGQRAAEKLGVTRADLASVRVVRSVLDARKKGSPRYIYTLEVTLAPGRKPARLPPDVGEAPPEPEPPPRVKEPERWPLIIGTGPAGLFCALGLLERGVRSILLERGREVVTRRKDVAKLMRDGSLDPESNMNFGEGGAGAYTDGKLSTRINHPMVRKVIETFAQYGAPDHILVEGKPHIGSDLLPGAVARIRDMLIAGGCQVLFEHKVEDLLYRDGRVAGVKLVDGRTLESDRVVLAPGNSARELYERFAADGRVSIEAKPFALGFRAEHPQGLINSIQYGNAAKNPKLPPADYKLAENLDVDGEVRGVYSFCMCPGGIVVPTPTEDGLQCTNGMSNSRRNAKYANAGIVVTVSVQDFEREGFRGPLAGLEFQRHWEQKAYELGGGRFFAPAQTIPDYLAGRVKTEPGGTSYRPGIVHVDLNRLFPERLTQSIKQALRGFDRKMRGFISDEGKLIGIESRTSSPVRITRGEDLQSVSLRGLYPAGEGCGYAGGIVSSAIDGLRIAEQIAGELT, from the coding sequence ATGGCGTACCGCGTAAACAACATCGGGCTGTGGCTGGACGAGCCGGAGGAGCTGCTCGGTCAGCGTGCGGCCGAGAAGCTGGGCGTCACCCGAGCCGATCTGGCCTCGGTGCGTGTGGTGCGCTCGGTGCTGGATGCCCGCAAGAAGGGCAGCCCTCGCTACATCTATACGCTGGAAGTGACGCTGGCTCCGGGGCGCAAGCCCGCGCGCCTGCCGCCGGACGTGGGCGAGGCGCCGCCCGAGCCCGAGCCGCCCCCGCGCGTGAAGGAGCCGGAGCGCTGGCCGCTCATCATCGGCACGGGCCCGGCGGGCCTGTTCTGCGCGCTGGGGCTGCTGGAGCGCGGGGTGCGCAGCATCCTCCTGGAGCGCGGCCGCGAGGTGGTGACGCGCCGCAAGGATGTGGCGAAGCTGATGCGGGACGGCTCGCTGGATCCGGAGAGCAACATGAACTTCGGCGAGGGCGGCGCCGGGGCCTACACGGACGGCAAGCTCTCCACGCGCATCAACCACCCCATGGTGCGCAAGGTCATCGAGACGTTCGCCCAGTACGGGGCGCCGGACCACATCCTCGTGGAGGGCAAGCCGCACATCGGCTCGGACCTGCTGCCGGGCGCGGTGGCGCGCATCCGGGACATGCTCATCGCCGGGGGCTGCCAGGTGCTCTTCGAGCACAAGGTGGAGGATCTGCTCTACCGCGACGGCCGCGTGGCGGGCGTGAAGCTGGTGGACGGGCGCACGCTGGAGAGCGACCGGGTGGTGCTGGCGCCGGGGAACTCGGCGCGCGAGCTGTACGAGCGCTTCGCCGCGGACGGGCGGGTGAGCATCGAGGCCAAGCCGTTCGCGCTCGGCTTCCGCGCGGAGCACCCGCAGGGGCTCATCAACAGCATCCAGTACGGCAACGCGGCGAAGAACCCGAAGCTGCCCCCGGCGGACTACAAGCTGGCGGAGAACCTGGACGTGGATGGCGAGGTGCGCGGCGTCTACTCGTTCTGCATGTGCCCGGGCGGCATCGTCGTGCCCACGCCCACCGAGGACGGGCTGCAGTGCACCAACGGCATGAGCAACTCGCGCCGCAACGCGAAGTACGCCAACGCGGGCATCGTCGTCACGGTGTCCGTGCAGGACTTCGAGCGCGAGGGCTTCCGCGGGCCGCTGGCGGGCCTGGAGTTCCAGCGCCACTGGGAGCAGAAGGCCTACGAGCTGGGCGGAGGCCGCTTCTTCGCGCCGGCGCAGACCATCCCGGACTACCTGGCAGGGCGCGTGAAGACGGAGCCGGGCGGCACCAGCTACCGGCCCGGCATCGTCCACGTGGACCTCAACCGCCTCTTCCCCGAGCGCCTCACCCAGTCCATCAAGCAGGCCCTGCGCGGCTTTGACCGGAAGATGCGCGGCTTCATCAGCGACGAGGGCAAGCTCATCGGCATCGAGAGCCGGACCAGCTCGCCGGTGCGCATCACCCGGGGCGAGGATCTCCAGTCGGTGTCGCTCCGCGGACTGTACCCGGCGGGGGAAGGTTGCGGTTACGCGGGCGGTATCGTCTCCTCGGCCATTGATGGCCTGCGCATCGCTGAGCAGATTGCCGGAGAGCTGACCTAG
- a CDS encoding golvesin C-terminal-like domain-containing protein — protein sequence MARLLSVFGSSLICLSLPALVWAQAPTEPTQDCGLEPPGAVYVPLPEPRPSETAVWSDAEPPPVRQEIRDGTRSAASGLPQTRMRTGALSGKTVYLSPGHGFYRDSRLGRWATQRGNTNDVVEDLISAETLDQYLLPMLMSAGARVVPLREPDLNGRMVIVNNGDADYSETGPEGLFSSAKVPGWGPPPSPMPNNVLPFNLGGSRLMTAAPSATASASWVPRIPADGNYYVYVSHAADAARVPDAHFVVKHAGGESHFRVDQRRHGGTWLMLGRFYFKAGQSAEKGAVVALNDSTATGTVSLDAVRIGGGTGFIGDATMGPLGLPRYLECARYHMQFNGAPASVFAPSGTNGLGNERNDDVTGRARFATWDHEAGEDAVYVSWHTNAGTSGTVVGTETYVYGPNPVDGSLNFTGVPGSDVLATLLRAELDRDFKTAVDANWTTRRLRSAYFGELNPTHNPETPSVLLEIAYHDSVLDSARLKEPEFRRIAARAIMQGLIKYFAAKDGKPVSLPPEPPTVVAAVNVAGGVEVRWAPPATDSNDLGGHGATAYRVYQSEDGLAWDEGTETAGTTLTVNLAAGTTRYFRVAALNAGGESFPSDTVGARVGTTPPVLIVNAFDRLDATMDRPEDLSRFSLGSPLRVLLETMNDGSSVRRHGAAVARHEVAFDSATNEAFAASLVSLSGYQLVDWFTGRGGPGGAAPTRAEQDALRAFVTGGGHLLFSGSQAASRLATGDMADQAFLADILRAAVASGSSSLLVEGQPGEWLASVAGMELDDGTRGGLATGIPDVLTPAGGAAVLRFNGTELSAGISSAPGGQVLFLSVPLEGIVSPLRREYVLGTFLARTGLLATAPPAPGDDPSPPDPGPANQWSAATGKDPRPPDPPPPQPIPPYVLDLLPQFYEEGDTGCGCGAGTGVAAVPWLLLLVIGQLRRRGRKTPYSER from the coding sequence ATGGCACGCCTTCTCTCTGTCTTCGGCTCGAGCTTGATCTGTCTGTCGCTTCCGGCGCTCGTGTGGGCCCAGGCGCCCACGGAGCCCACGCAGGACTGTGGCCTGGAGCCTCCGGGAGCGGTGTATGTGCCGCTGCCGGAGCCTCGGCCCTCCGAGACGGCTGTGTGGAGCGACGCCGAGCCACCGCCCGTGCGCCAGGAGATCCGGGATGGGACGCGCTCGGCCGCGTCGGGCCTGCCGCAGACGCGCATGCGCACCGGAGCGCTGTCCGGGAAGACGGTGTACCTGAGCCCCGGACACGGCTTCTACCGGGACTCGAGGCTGGGGCGCTGGGCGACGCAGCGAGGCAACACGAACGACGTGGTGGAGGACCTGATCTCCGCCGAGACGCTGGACCAGTACCTGCTGCCGATGCTGATGAGCGCGGGGGCCCGCGTGGTGCCGCTGCGCGAGCCGGACCTCAACGGGCGGATGGTCATCGTCAACAACGGTGACGCGGACTACTCGGAGACGGGGCCCGAGGGGCTCTTCAGCTCGGCCAAGGTGCCGGGGTGGGGGCCGCCGCCCTCGCCCATGCCGAACAACGTGCTGCCCTTCAACCTGGGTGGGAGCCGGCTGATGACGGCCGCTCCCTCCGCGACGGCCTCGGCCTCGTGGGTGCCGCGCATCCCCGCGGATGGCAACTACTACGTCTATGTCTCCCATGCCGCGGACGCCGCGCGGGTGCCGGACGCGCACTTCGTGGTGAAGCATGCGGGAGGCGAGAGCCACTTCCGCGTCGACCAGCGGCGCCATGGCGGCACGTGGCTGATGCTCGGGCGCTTCTACTTCAAGGCGGGCCAGAGCGCGGAGAAGGGGGCGGTGGTGGCGCTCAACGACTCCACGGCGACGGGCACCGTCTCGCTCGACGCGGTGCGCATTGGAGGTGGCACCGGCTTCATCGGAGACGCGACGATGGGGCCGCTCGGGCTGCCTCGCTACCTGGAGTGCGCGCGCTACCACATGCAGTTCAACGGGGCGCCGGCCTCTGTGTTCGCGCCCTCGGGGACCAACGGGCTGGGCAACGAGCGCAACGACGATGTGACGGGGCGCGCGCGCTTCGCGACGTGGGACCACGAGGCGGGCGAGGACGCCGTGTACGTGTCCTGGCACACCAACGCCGGCACCTCGGGCACCGTCGTGGGCACGGAGACCTACGTCTACGGTCCCAACCCGGTGGACGGCTCGCTCAACTTCACGGGTGTGCCGGGAAGTGACGTCCTGGCGACCTTGCTGCGCGCCGAACTGGACCGGGACTTCAAGACCGCGGTGGACGCCAACTGGACGACCCGGAGGCTGCGCTCGGCCTACTTCGGTGAGCTGAACCCGACCCACAACCCGGAGACGCCCTCCGTGCTGCTGGAGATCGCCTACCACGACTCGGTGCTGGACTCGGCGCGCCTGAAGGAGCCCGAGTTCCGCCGGATCGCGGCCCGCGCCATCATGCAGGGCCTCATCAAGTACTTCGCGGCGAAGGACGGAAAGCCGGTCAGCCTGCCGCCGGAGCCGCCCACCGTCGTGGCCGCGGTCAACGTGGCCGGCGGAGTGGAGGTGCGCTGGGCGCCTCCTGCAACGGACTCGAACGATCTCGGCGGGCACGGTGCCACGGCCTACCGCGTCTACCAGAGCGAGGACGGGCTGGCCTGGGACGAGGGCACGGAGACGGCCGGCACCACCCTCACCGTGAACCTCGCGGCGGGCACCACGCGCTACTTCCGGGTGGCCGCGCTCAACGCGGGCGGCGAGTCCTTCCCCTCGGACACGGTGGGCGCGCGGGTGGGCACGACGCCGCCCGTGCTCATCGTCAACGCCTTCGATCGCCTCGACGCGACCATGGACCGTCCCGAGGACCTCTCGCGCTTCAGCCTGGGCTCTCCGCTGCGCGTGCTGCTGGAGACGATGAACGATGGCTCCTCGGTGCGTCGCCATGGGGCGGCGGTGGCTCGGCACGAGGTGGCCTTCGACAGCGCGACGAACGAGGCGTTCGCCGCCAGCCTCGTGAGCCTCTCGGGCTATCAGCTGGTCGACTGGTTCACGGGGCGCGGAGGGCCCGGCGGCGCGGCGCCGACTCGCGCGGAGCAGGACGCCCTGCGAGCCTTCGTCACCGGGGGCGGGCACCTGCTCTTCTCCGGCTCCCAGGCGGCCTCCCGGCTCGCCACGGGGGACATGGCCGACCAGGCGTTCCTCGCCGACATCCTCCGCGCGGCGGTAGCCAGTGGCTCGTCCTCGCTGCTCGTGGAGGGGCAGCCGGGCGAGTGGCTGGCCTCCGTGGCTGGAATGGAGCTCGACGACGGCACTCGGGGAGGCCTGGCTACCGGCATTCCCGACGTGCTGACCCCGGCGGGAGGCGCCGCCGTGCTGCGCTTCAACGGGACGGAGCTGTCCGCCGGCATCTCCTCGGCGCCCGGCGGACAGGTGCTCTTCCTGAGCGTCCCCCTGGAGGGAATCGTCAGCCCCCTGAGGCGCGAGTACGTGCTGGGGACCTTCCTGGCGCGCACGGGGCTGCTCGCCACGGCGCCCCCGGCTCCGGGAGACGATCCCTCCCCACCCGACCCGGGGCCGGCCAACCAGTGGTCCGCCGCTACAGGCAAGGATCCCCGGCCCCCGGATCCGCCGCCGCCGCAACCCATTCCTCCCTATGTGCTGGACCTCCTGCCGCAGTTCTACGAGGAGGGGGACACCGGCTGCGGGTGTGGGGCAGGCACCGGTGTGGCCGCCGTGCCATGGCTGTTGCTGCTCGTTATTGGTCAGCTTCGACGCCGGGGGCGGAAAACACCGTATTCCGAGCGTTGA
- a CDS encoding class I SAM-dependent rRNA methyltransferase, with amino-acid sequence MLNTYLSREAAQKLRHGAFWLSREDILSMDGTPVVGEPVQLRDEDGQVLGLGDVDLEASFPVRRLGLPEETAEGLIPRHIRHALERRARLVDDPRFCRLVNDDGDGLPGLIVDRYDTHFVIQTLTRPMDARIEELTRAIVEVAGAASVLLRNDSYRRKALGLAPQRPHVLYGNPPRWCRLLELGARFTVDLTYGLNTGYHYDQRELRRFLARLARDARVLDPCCNVGGLFVHAGLHGARQILAFDKDADAADLARENAEANGLYGRVKVESGATLAVLKAVTDTFDLVLLDARDATSHESFIEHVRLALRRTRHGGRLLLTGYHPPLALGAFEELVAEACEREQRVAFRLARLGLPPDHPSPVNTPGADYLDAVALEVN; translated from the coding sequence GTGCTCAACACCTACCTGTCTCGAGAGGCGGCGCAGAAGCTCCGCCATGGAGCCTTCTGGCTGAGCCGGGAGGACATCCTGTCCATGGACGGCACGCCCGTGGTGGGCGAGCCCGTCCAGCTCCGGGACGAGGACGGACAGGTGCTCGGGCTGGGAGACGTGGACCTCGAGGCCTCCTTCCCCGTGCGCCGCCTGGGGCTGCCCGAGGAGACGGCGGAGGGGCTCATCCCCCGCCACATCCGCCATGCCCTCGAGCGGCGGGCCCGGCTGGTGGACGACCCTCGCTTCTGTCGACTGGTGAACGATGACGGCGACGGCCTGCCCGGCCTCATCGTGGACCGGTACGACACCCACTTCGTCATCCAGACGCTCACCCGGCCGATGGATGCGCGCATCGAAGAGCTCACCCGCGCCATCGTGGAGGTGGCCGGCGCGGCCTCGGTGCTCCTGCGCAACGACTCGTACCGGCGCAAGGCGCTCGGGCTGGCGCCGCAGCGGCCCCACGTGCTGTACGGCAACCCGCCCCGCTGGTGCCGCCTGCTGGAGCTGGGCGCGCGCTTCACGGTGGACCTCACCTACGGGCTGAACACGGGCTACCACTACGATCAGAGGGAGCTGCGCCGCTTCCTGGCGCGCCTGGCACGCGACGCGCGGGTGCTGGATCCGTGCTGCAACGTGGGGGGTCTCTTCGTCCACGCGGGGCTGCACGGCGCCCGGCAGATCCTCGCCTTCGACAAGGACGCGGACGCGGCGGACCTGGCGCGCGAGAACGCCGAGGCCAACGGCCTGTACGGCCGGGTGAAGGTGGAGTCCGGCGCCACGCTGGCGGTGCTGAAGGCCGTGACGGACACCTTCGATCTGGTGCTGCTCGACGCCCGGGACGCCACCTCCCACGAGAGCTTCATCGAGCACGTGCGGCTGGCGCTCCGGCGCACCCGGCATGGCGGCCGGCTGCTGCTGACGGGCTACCACCCTCCCCTGGCCCTGGGGGCCTTCGAGGAGCTGGTGGCGGAGGCCTGCGAGCGCGAGCAGCGGGTGGCCTTCCGGCTGGC
- the tpiA gene encoding triose-phosphate isomerase, with translation MAAEPRRKVIAGNWKMNKTVTEALALVRELRGMVSMLRDKVEIVVAPPFVALHPVAKAIEDSNLKLAAQNCHWEASGAFTGEVSASMLKDVGCTYVILGHSERRQFFGETDETVNKRAQAVLKAGLVPILCVGETLAEREAGRTLEVVERQVKGGLAGFGGADVARFVVAYEPVWAIGTGRTATSAQAQEVHAAIRSQLSRLYDGGTAEQVRIQYGGSVKADNAAELLGQKDVDGALVGGASLKAGDFAAIVKAGA, from the coding sequence ATGGCCGCCGAGCCGCGCCGGAAAGTCATCGCCGGCAACTGGAAGATGAACAAGACCGTGACCGAGGCGCTCGCGCTGGTGCGAGAGCTTCGGGGCATGGTGTCGATGCTGCGCGACAAGGTGGAGATCGTCGTCGCGCCGCCGTTCGTGGCGCTGCACCCGGTGGCCAAGGCCATCGAGGACTCGAACCTGAAGCTGGCGGCGCAGAACTGCCACTGGGAGGCGTCGGGGGCATTCACGGGCGAGGTGTCCGCGTCGATGCTGAAGGACGTGGGGTGCACCTACGTCATCCTCGGGCACTCGGAGCGCCGGCAGTTCTTCGGCGAGACGGACGAGACGGTGAACAAGCGGGCGCAGGCGGTGCTGAAGGCGGGGCTGGTGCCCATCCTCTGCGTGGGCGAGACGCTGGCCGAGCGCGAGGCGGGGCGGACGCTGGAGGTGGTGGAGCGGCAGGTGAAGGGCGGGCTGGCGGGGTTCGGCGGGGCGGACGTGGCGAGGTTCGTGGTGGCCTACGAGCCGGTGTGGGCCATCGGCACGGGGCGGACGGCCACGAGCGCCCAGGCGCAGGAGGTCCACGCGGCCATCCGCTCGCAGCTCTCCCGGCTGTACGACGGGGGGACGGCCGAGCAGGTGCGCATCCAGTACGGCGGCAGCGTGAAGGCGGACAACGCCGCGGAATTGCTGGGGCAGAAGGACGTGGACGGGGCGCTCGTCGGAGGGGCGAGCTTGAAGGCGGGCGACTTCGCGGCCATCGTCAAGGCGGGCGCCTGA
- the secG gene encoding preprotein translocase subunit SecG — protein sequence MLTFFTIVHVVLCVFMIFVILLQPGKDAGMGAALGGGAATSAFGGRGAVTFLSKLTGVCAALFFLTSLGLSFVGLKTSVAAGTTSKKPAATAPATPGAEAGTTGAETPAPAGTPGAPATLEQPRETAPAPANEAAPAAPAPAAPAPATPAPAQ from the coding sequence ATGCTGACCTTCTTCACGATCGTGCACGTCGTGCTCTGCGTGTTCATGATCTTCGTCATCCTGCTGCAGCCCGGTAAGGACGCGGGGATGGGCGCTGCCCTCGGTGGTGGCGCGGCCACGAGCGCCTTCGGCGGCCGGGGCGCGGTGACCTTCCTGAGCAAGCTGACGGGCGTCTGCGCGGCGCTGTTCTTCCTGACGTCGCTGGGCCTGTCGTTCGTGGGCCTGAAGACGTCGGTGGCGGCGGGCACGACGAGCAAGAAGCCGGCGGCGACGGCTCCGGCGACCCCGGGGGCTGAGGCCGGCACGACGGGGGCGGAGACGCCCGCGCCTGCTGGGACGCCTGGCGCTCCGGCGACCCTGGAGCAGCCGCGCGAGACGGCGCCTGCGCCTGCGAACGAGGCGGCCCCGGCCGCTCCGGCTCCTGCGGCACCGGCCCCGGCGACTCCCGCGCCGGCGCAGTAG
- a CDS encoding phosphoglycerate kinase: MIRYIDDLQLTGKRVFIRVDFNVPLEGKRVTDDTRIREALPTIRRALEMGGKVILASHLGRPKAGPEPKFSLEPAATRLADLLGPKHEVILADDCIGDAVKKQVKELKDGQVLVLENLRFHKEEEGNDESFARELASLADVYVNDAFGTAHRAHASTAGMVPFVKEKAAGFLMKKEIEYLGRVLKNPEKPFVAILGGAKVSDKIKVIESLLPKVDALLIGGAMAYTFLKAQGAEVGKSRVEEDKLSLATKILEAAQRLKTEIVLPVDHVVGNEPSEKSSKSETPDRNIPADVMGLDIGPKTRAQFTQHIRNAKTVVWNGPMGLFEVEKFAEGTRVVAEAMANNRGAVTVIGGGDSAAAVQQMGYGEKMSHVSTGGGASLEFLEGIALPGIKALETK; encoded by the coding sequence ATGATCCGCTACATCGATGACCTGCAGCTGACGGGCAAGCGCGTCTTCATCCGCGTGGACTTCAACGTCCCGCTGGAGGGCAAGCGCGTCACCGACGACACCCGTATCCGAGAGGCGCTGCCGACCATCCGCCGCGCGTTGGAGATGGGCGGCAAGGTCATTCTCGCCTCGCACCTCGGGCGCCCGAAGGCGGGGCCGGAGCCGAAGTTCTCGCTGGAGCCGGCCGCCACGCGGCTGGCGGACCTGCTGGGCCCCAAGCACGAGGTCATCCTCGCGGATGACTGCATCGGGGACGCGGTGAAGAAGCAGGTGAAGGAGCTGAAGGACGGGCAGGTGCTGGTGCTGGAGAACCTGCGCTTCCACAAGGAGGAGGAGGGCAACGACGAGTCCTTCGCGCGCGAGCTGGCGTCGCTGGCGGACGTGTACGTGAACGACGCGTTCGGCACGGCGCACCGGGCCCACGCCTCCACGGCGGGCATGGTGCCGTTCGTGAAGGAGAAGGCGGCCGGCTTCCTGATGAAGAAGGAGATCGAGTACCTGGGCCGCGTGCTGAAGAACCCGGAGAAGCCGTTCGTGGCCATCCTGGGTGGGGCCAAGGTGAGCGACAAGATCAAGGTCATCGAGAGCCTGCTGCCCAAGGTAGACGCGCTGCTGATTGGCGGCGCCATGGCGTACACCTTCCTCAAGGCGCAGGGCGCCGAGGTGGGCAAGAGCCGGGTGGAGGAGGACAAGCTGTCCCTGGCCACGAAGATCCTCGAGGCGGCGCAGCGGCTGAAGACGGAGATCGTCCTGCCGGTGGACCACGTGGTGGGCAACGAGCCGTCGGAGAAGAGCAGCAAGAGCGAGACGCCGGACCGGAACATCCCGGCGGACGTGATGGGCCTGGACATCGGGCCGAAGACGCGGGCGCAGTTCACCCAGCACATCCGCAACGCGAAGACGGTGGTGTGGAACGGCCCCATGGGCCTGTTCGAGGTGGAGAAGTTCGCCGAGGGCACGCGCGTGGTGGCGGAGGCCATGGCCAACAACCGCGGCGCGGTGACGGTGATCGGCGGCGGGGACAGCGCGGCGGCGGTGCAGCAGATGGGCTACGGGGAGAAGATGAGCCACGTGTCCACGGGTGGTGGCGCGTCGCTGGAGTTCCTCGAGGGCATCGCGCTGCCGGGCATCAAGGCGCTGGAGACGAAGTAG
- the gap gene encoding type I glyceraldehyde-3-phosphate dehydrogenase, with product MATKIGINGFGRIGRCVLRAILARKEQDLEVVAINDLDKPTALAHLFKYDSVHRTWPGEVKAQEKAIVVDGRTIAVTAEKDPTALPWKSLGVDIVLECTGRFTAREGSEKHLAAGARKVIVSAPAKGPDITIAYGINHDQYDPKKHHILSNASCTTNCLAPVAKTLVDNFGVEKGLMTTIHSYTNDQRVLDLSHEDMRRARAAALSMIPTSTGAAKAIGEVLPALKGKMHGLAIRVPTPNVSLVDLTVVTSKSVTQEALLEAFRKNAEGPLKGIMQYSDEQTVSIDYNGNPHSAIFDATNAFVMGENMVKVMAWYDNEWGFSNRMVDTSKFLAAKGF from the coding sequence ATGGCCACGAAGATCGGCATCAACGGGTTTGGTCGCATCGGTCGCTGCGTGCTGCGCGCGATCCTGGCTCGCAAGGAGCAGGACCTCGAGGTGGTCGCCATCAACGATCTCGACAAGCCCACGGCCCTGGCCCACCTGTTCAAGTACGACTCCGTGCACCGCACGTGGCCGGGTGAGGTGAAGGCGCAGGAGAAGGCCATCGTCGTGGACGGCCGCACCATCGCCGTCACCGCGGAGAAGGACCCGACTGCGCTGCCCTGGAAGTCGCTGGGCGTGGACATCGTCCTGGAGTGCACCGGCCGCTTCACCGCGCGCGAGGGCTCCGAGAAGCACCTGGCCGCTGGCGCCCGGAAGGTGATCGTCTCCGCCCCGGCGAAGGGCCCGGACATCACCATCGCCTACGGCATCAACCACGATCAGTACGATCCGAAGAAGCACCACATCCTGTCCAACGCCTCGTGCACCACGAACTGCCTGGCGCCGGTGGCCAAGACGCTGGTGGACAACTTCGGCGTCGAGAAGGGCCTGATGACGACGATCCACAGCTACACCAACGATCAGCGCGTGCTGGATCTGTCGCACGAGGACATGCGCCGCGCCCGCGCCGCCGCCCTCTCCATGATTCCGACCAGCACCGGCGCCGCGAAGGCGATCGGCGAGGTGCTGCCGGCGCTCAAGGGCAAGATGCACGGCCTGGCCATCCGCGTGCCGACCCCGAACGTGTCCCTGGTGGACCTGACGGTGGTGACGAGCAAGTCGGTGACGCAGGAGGCGCTGCTCGAGGCGTTCCGGAAGAACGCCGAGGGCCCGCTCAAGGGCATCATGCAGTACAGCGACGAGCAGACGGTCTCCATCGACTACAACGGCAACCCGCACTCGGCGATCTTCGACGCCACCAACGCCTTCGTCATGGGTGAGAACATGGTGAAGGTGATGGCGTGGTACGACAACGAGTGGGGCTTCTCCAACCGCATGGTGGACACCAGCAAGTTCCTCGCGGCCAAGGGCTTCTAG
- a CDS encoding diacylglycerol kinase family protein, whose product MNAPAPPSPPFPPRGGAGIVASFRHAWAGLIHTVVHQRNMRVHLVSAVLVGLVGSGIELGLAEKVTLIFCVLLIFFAEILNSALEHLVDLAVQQFDEKARLAKDAAAAGVMVLALGTVVIFAALLVTNWNIVLNSGPRIARQVTLGLPFTACVTLLVLPRARPVWVDWVAFVLGATLLGLMALRTASSVFTALTAGLLGVAMSAARTRRREGLGQKKTGSSPVNHRA is encoded by the coding sequence ATGAACGCCCCTGCCCCACCTTCACCCCCGTTCCCGCCCCGAGGCGGCGCGGGCATCGTCGCCTCGTTCCGCCATGCGTGGGCGGGGCTCATCCACACCGTCGTCCATCAGCGCAACATGCGCGTCCACCTGGTCTCCGCGGTGCTGGTAGGGCTGGTGGGCAGCGGCATCGAGCTGGGCCTGGCCGAGAAGGTGACGCTCATCTTCTGCGTCCTGCTCATCTTCTTCGCGGAGATCCTCAACAGCGCGCTGGAGCACCTGGTGGATCTCGCCGTCCAGCAGTTCGACGAGAAGGCCCGGCTGGCCAAGGACGCCGCCGCTGCGGGCGTCATGGTGCTGGCCCTGGGCACGGTGGTCATCTTCGCCGCCCTGCTCGTCACCAACTGGAACATCGTCCTCAACAGCGGCCCGCGCATCGCCCGGCAGGTGACGCTCGGGCTGCCGTTCACCGCCTGCGTCACGCTGCTCGTGCTGCCCCGCGCCCGCCCCGTCTGGGTGGACTGGGTGGCCTTCGTGCTGGGCGCCACCCTGCTGGGGCTGATGGCCCTGCGCACCGCCAGCTCCGTCTTCACCGCGCTCACGGCCGGACTGCTCGGGGTGGCCATGTCCGCGGCGCGCACCCGCCGACGCGAGGGGCTCGGGCAAAAAAAAACCGGCTCCTCGCCGGTCAACCACCGCGCCTAG